CATCCTCGGTGAGGCTGACGATGGTCATGCCCTCTTCCTTCAGGCCGAACGAGGTGGTCGCCTCGGCCGAGCCCTTGCCGTCCATGATCTCGCCGACGACGGTCTCGACGACCTTGTCGACCGCCTTGATGGTGCCGTCGACCACGAAGCCCGGCGCCATGGGGCACTGGTTGGCGTCGACGCCGTAGGCAGAGAAGCCCTTCTCGGCCGCGGCCTCCATGATGCCGCCGTTCGCCGCAGCGCCGACCGCGAAGACCTGATCGACGCCGGTGCCGGCGAAGGCGATCGCCTGCTCCTTGGCGCGGGCGGTGTCGGCGAACGGGTTGTCGCCGCCGATGACCTGCGGTGCGACCGTGTCGACATCGGGGTTGACGCTCTTCGCGCCCTCCGCGAAGCCGTCGGAGTACTTCGCGAGCAGCGGGATGTCGAGGGAGATGACCGAGCCGACCTTGTTCGCCTGGGTCAGGAGACCGGCCTCGACGCCGAGCAGGTAGGAGGGCTCCTGCTCGCGGAAGGTGGCCTGGTAGAGGTTCTCGGGGGCGCCCTCGACGAAGGTGTCGATGAGCACGAACTTCTGCTGCGGGTTCTGCTCGGCGAGCTCCACGGCGACGTCGCCGAACTGGAACCCGAGCATCACGATGACCTCGGGGGCCTCGGCGATCGCGGCCTCGAGGTTCGAGCGTCGCGTCGCGTCGTCCTTCGACTCGAAGGTCTTGGCGCTGCCCTCGAACTCCTCGGCCACGTTGTCGATGCCGACCTTGCCCGACTTGAGGAACTCATTCTGACCGATCGGGTCGCTCGTGATGTAGATGAACGAGGGGCCCTCGGCGCCGGCGTCGGCGCTGCCGCCGTCGGCGTTACCGCCGCCGGAGCAGGAGGTGAGCAGAAGCGCGGCCGATGCGGCTCCCGCGATCAGGGCCGCGCGAGCGCGACGCTTGGTGAAGAACATTGATGATCCTTTCGAATGGGTGGATGAGGCCGCGCCGGTGGGTGAGCCTCTCACAGCGATACAGCTTAGGCGCGCAGATCCTCGAGCGGGACACCGGTGAGGGTGTCGCCCCTCCCCGGCAGGATCACGCGACGCTCGGTCACGATGGCGGTGATGAGTTCGCGGGGCGTGACGTCGAAGGCGGGATTGACCGCGCCGATGCCCTCGGGGGCGGTGCGGGTGCCGCCGAATCCCGCGACCTCTGCGACGCCGCGATCCTCGATCTCGATGTCGGCGCCGCTCGCAGTCGACATGTCGATCGTCGATTCGGGCGCGACGACGATGAACGGCACACCGGCGTGCTGCGCCGCGAGCGCGAGCGAGAACGAGCCGATCTTGTTGGCGGTGTCGCCGTTCGCGGCGATCCGATCCGCCCCGATGAATACGGCGTCGGCGATGCCACGGGACAGCAGGAAGGGCCCCGCCGAGTCGATGAGCAGGCGGAACGGCGCCTCCATGCGCTGCAGCTCCCACGCGGTGAGGCGGGCTCCCTGCAGCAGCGGGCGCGTCTCGAGCGGGAACGCCTCTTCGAGCGAACCCTGCTCGAGGAGGGTCTGGATCACCCCGAGCGCGGTGCCGCGCTCGACCGTGGCGAGGCTGCCGGTGTTGCAGATGGTCATCACCCGCACGCGATCCTTGCCGGTGAGTTCGCGGGTCAGATCCGCGCCCCGCAGACCCATCGAGACGCAGGCG
This DNA window, taken from Leucobacter tenebrionis, encodes the following:
- the mtnA gene encoding S-methyl-5-thioribose-1-phosphate isomerase; this encodes MRTIDWVDGAIELIDQTLLPHRIEVLRVTELPELIDDIQRLAVRGAPALGVAGAMGTALIAASVAAACGDAELDRDEVRRQAKLLREARPTAVNLSWGVDRALTRLEDGAEAILEEALAIRDEDIAACVSMGLRGADLTRELTGKDRVRVMTICNTGSLATVERGTALGVIQTLLEQGSLEEAFPLETRPLLQGARLTAWELQRMEAPFRLLIDSAGPFLLSRGIADAVFIGADRIAANGDTANKIGSFSLALAAQHAGVPFIVVAPESTIDMSTASGADIEIEDRGVAEVAGFGGTRTAPEGIGAVNPAFDVTPRELITAIVTERRVILPGRGDTLTGVPLEDLRA
- a CDS encoding BMP family ABC transporter substrate-binding protein; translation: MFFTKRRARAALIAGAASAALLLTSCSGGGNADGGSADAGAEGPSFIYITSDPIGQNEFLKSGKVGIDNVAEEFEGSAKTFESKDDATRRSNLEAAIAEAPEVIVMLGFQFGDVAVELAEQNPQQKFVLIDTFVEGAPENLYQATFREQEPSYLLGVEAGLLTQANKVGSVISLDIPLLAKYSDGFAEGAKSVNPDVDTVAPQVIGGDNPFADTARAKEQAIAFAGTGVDQVFAVGAAANGGIMEAAAEKGFSAYGVDANQCPMAPGFVVDGTIKAVDKVVETVVGEIMDGKGSAEATTSFGLKEEGMTIVSLTEDAADSQCTVMENPDVLEKVEQARDDIVSGKVEVKDPTA